Proteins encoded together in one Peribacillus asahii window:
- a CDS encoding DUF1450 domain-containing protein: protein MEIEVKFCPCNFEDDMESIKEQLMERSDVNVIEERCLLFCGQCLVEPFALVNGQNIAANNADELLEKIEHYIDMCIE from the coding sequence ATGGAGATAGAAGTAAAATTTTGCCCTTGTAACTTTGAGGATGATATGGAAAGTATTAAAGAACAGTTGATGGAGCGAAGCGATGTGAACGTTATAGAAGAACGCTGCTTGCTTTTTTGCGGGCAATGTTTGGTTGAACCATTTGCCCTTGTAAATGGCCAAAATATTGCGGCCAATAATGCTGATGAACTGCTTGAAAAAATTGAACACTACATTGATATGTGTATTGAATAA